In Papaver somniferum cultivar HN1 chromosome 1, ASM357369v1, whole genome shotgun sequence, a genomic segment contains:
- the LOC113326666 gene encoding histone H3.v1-like — protein sequence MQEMGIDPYKVTQEEFMQHEDAGHEGTEHGATEHEEEELQLVETEQQGDESTEHEEEETEKETEQEKDDAETSFHEEFPCMSLAAGNTPTILQAQTAAEEHKAPPKKKRTGKKKRTTADVVDEAQKKADEETHAADEAQKKDA from the exons aTGCAAGAAATGGGTATTGATCCTTATAAAGTGACCCAGGAAGAGTTTATGCAACATGAAGATGCTGGACATGAAGGTACTGAGCATGGAGctactgagcatgaagaagaagagttacagTTAGTTGAGACTGAGCAACAAGGAGATGAAAgtactgagcatgaagaagaagagaccgAGAAAGAGACTGAGCAAGAGAAAGATGACGCGGAAACTTCCTTCCATGAAGAAT ttccatgtatgagccttgcagctggaaatacgccaacaattctgcaagctcaaactgctgcagaggAGCACAAGGCTCCTCCAAAGAAGAAGCGCACTGGTAAGAAAAAGCGCACTACTGCAGATGTTGTTGATGAGGCGCAGAAGAAAGCTGATGAAGAGACGCATGCTGCTGATGAGGCGCAAAAGAAAGATGCATAA